One genomic window of bacterium includes the following:
- a CDS encoding thiamine pyrophosphate-dependent enzyme, whose protein sequence is MSSTALKKLFSRPESLKPNMTHYCPGCGHSVAHRLVAELLDEMGLREKTIGVAPVGCAVLAYNYFNFDMVEAPHGRALAVATGIKRVHPDKFVLTYQGDGDLAAIGTAETIHAANRGEKISTIFINNAIYGMTGGQMAPTTTVGLVATTTPGGRDPDRDGAPIDISQMLAVCQRTVYIERCALTSVKNIQKAKRAIKKSFLVQLNNLGFSLVELLSPCPTNWKMNPSDAWKWTESILTKTYPLGVIKDTSGLGDVR, encoded by the coding sequence ATGAGCTCAACGGCCTTAAAAAAACTTTTTTCAAGACCTGAGTCACTCAAACCCAATATGACACATTATTGCCCTGGATGCGGGCACTCGGTGGCCCACAGGCTTGTGGCTGAGCTCTTGGACGAAATGGGGCTTAGGGAAAAGACCATAGGAGTTGCTCCGGTGGGCTGTGCTGTGCTGGCATATAATTATTTCAACTTTGACATGGTAGAGGCCCCCCACGGAAGGGCTCTGGCCGTGGCCACAGGCATCAAGAGAGTCCACCCGGACAAGTTTGTGCTTACTTATCAAGGAGATGGGGACCTGGCGGCCATTGGGACTGCCGAGACCATACACGCGGCAAACAGGGGCGAGAAGATAAGCACCATATTTATCAACAACGCCATCTACGGGATGACCGGAGGACAGATGGCTCCCACCACCACAGTGGGGTTGGTGGCCACAACCACCCCAGGGGGCAGGGATCCTGATCGGGACGGGGCGCCCATAGACATTTCTCAGATGTTGGCTGTTTGTCAAAGGACTGTATACATAGAGAGATGTGCCCTTACATCAGTGAAAAACATCCAAAAAGCCAAGAGGGCCATAAAGAAAAGCTTTCTGGTTCAGCTTAACAACCTTGGGTTCAGCTTGGTGGAGCTTCTCTCGCCCTGCCCCACCAACTGGAAAATGAACCCTTCAGATGCTTGGAAGTGGACAGAGTCCATTCTCACAAAAACATATCCTCTGGGAGTCATCAAAGATACTAGCGGGCTGGGAGACGTGAGATGA